In one window of Pseudobdellovibrionaceae bacterium DNA:
- the tsaA gene encoding tRNA (N6-threonylcarbamoyladenosine(37)-N6)-methyltransferase TrmO — translation MEFLPIGHIESCFKEKFGTPRQPGLVPSAPAQLILHPDRCPEGILSGLDDFSHLWIIFVFHLNSNKNVKGKIAPPRLNGERVGVFASRSPLRPNPIGLSLAKIEKVCEDKIILSGVDIVDQTPVLDIKPYLPETDAPLKAQAGWTRVIRPKQWPVQFGTEAQAQLERLQTLNPSVDWQSLITETIQQDPRPRIYRNTHSDESRYKQDFGVQLFDINVRFRLYNNEWHVLSISGMR, via the coding sequence ATGGAATTTCTTCCCATTGGGCATATTGAATCCTGTTTTAAAGAAAAATTTGGCACTCCGAGACAACCTGGTTTAGTGCCTTCGGCCCCTGCCCAGTTGATTTTGCATCCTGATCGATGCCCTGAGGGCATATTAAGCGGGCTTGATGATTTCTCTCATCTTTGGATTATTTTTGTTTTTCATCTTAACTCAAATAAAAATGTTAAGGGCAAAATTGCACCCCCCCGACTCAATGGAGAACGCGTCGGCGTCTTTGCTTCTCGAAGCCCACTTCGGCCCAACCCCATTGGTCTTTCGCTGGCAAAGATAGAAAAAGTCTGTGAAGATAAAATTATCTTAAGCGGAGTTGACATCGTAGACCAAACGCCCGTGCTGGATATCAAACCCTACCTTCCCGAAACAGACGCCCCCCTAAAGGCCCAGGCGGGCTGGACGCGGGTTATTCGTCCGAAGCAATGGCCCGTTCAATTTGGCACCGAGGCGCAAGCCCAACTTGAAAGACTGCAGACGCTCAATCCATCTGTGGACTGGCAAAGTCTCATCACAGAAACCATTCAACAAGATCCAAGGCCACGCATTTACCGAAACACCCACTCCGACGAAAGTCGATACAAGCAAGACTTTGGTGTACAGCTTTTTGACATAAATGTTCGCTTTCGTCTGTACAACAATGAGTGGCACGTCCTGTCCATATCTGGCATGCGCTAA
- a CDS encoding TIGR01777 family protein, with product MRVLMTGATGFLGRRIAYYLLKNGHSLVVLTRSSKNFSDRFDLPCEVHEWAGQGPLPEAAVQNVEAVIHLAGEPVADKRWSEKVKSEIHQSRVQGTKDLIQSLKAFSVEPKAFVSASAIGFYGDRGDEILAEETARGDGFLSEVCEAWEGEVERGFTQTSTRWVSVRIGVVLGHGGGALTQLDPLARNQVLGALGSGKQWISWVHLDDVARLFVFAMENSDVRGVINGVAPHPVSNLDFTKALNARFNSWTFLPVPQMMLRFLKGEMANVLLGSQRCAPEKALLAGFDFRYSSLEEALSELYPHDGAQVLEFQQWVNKTRETVFPFFADENNLQTITPPNLSFHVIGKSTSAIEEGTLIDYRLKIHGVPARWQSVISQWQPEDRFVDEQTKGPYRFWHHTHSFEDLAGGTLLVDRVSFKVPLGYLGQLGASSFVRSDVKNIFSYRRKKIRELFGLNK from the coding sequence ATGCGGGTATTGATGACCGGGGCCACAGGTTTTTTGGGGCGACGTATTGCCTATTATTTGCTGAAAAACGGTCACAGTCTGGTGGTGCTCACGCGGTCTTCGAAGAATTTCAGCGACCGATTTGATCTGCCCTGTGAAGTTCACGAATGGGCGGGGCAAGGCCCGTTGCCTGAGGCGGCCGTTCAAAATGTTGAAGCTGTGATTCATTTAGCCGGAGAGCCTGTGGCGGATAAGCGCTGGTCGGAGAAAGTCAAATCTGAGATTCATCAGTCGCGAGTTCAGGGTACAAAAGATCTCATTCAGTCCTTAAAGGCTTTTAGTGTGGAGCCCAAAGCGTTTGTGTCTGCCTCAGCAATTGGTTTTTATGGGGACCGGGGTGATGAAATTCTCGCTGAAGAAACCGCGCGAGGTGATGGATTTTTGTCCGAGGTGTGTGAGGCGTGGGAGGGCGAAGTTGAGCGAGGGTTCACACAAACTTCTACGCGGTGGGTGAGTGTCCGCATTGGTGTGGTGCTAGGTCATGGCGGCGGAGCCTTAACTCAGCTCGATCCCTTGGCTCGAAACCAGGTTTTGGGGGCTCTGGGAAGTGGCAAGCAGTGGATCAGTTGGGTGCACCTGGATGATGTCGCACGCCTTTTTGTTTTTGCCATGGAGAATTCTGACGTGCGGGGAGTGATTAACGGGGTTGCGCCTCATCCGGTTTCGAATCTTGATTTTACTAAGGCATTGAACGCTCGTTTTAACAGCTGGACATTTTTGCCTGTGCCTCAAATGATGTTGCGGTTCTTGAAAGGAGAAATGGCCAATGTACTACTTGGAAGTCAAAGGTGTGCCCCAGAAAAAGCATTATTGGCCGGCTTTGATTTTCGATACTCTTCATTAGAGGAAGCCCTTTCAGAATTATACCCCCACGATGGGGCACAGGTTTTGGAGTTTCAACAGTGGGTCAATAAAACACGTGAAACTGTGTTTCCATTTTTTGCCGATGAAAACAACTTGCAGACCATTACTCCACCCAATTTGAGTTTTCATGTGATCGGTAAAAGCACGTCCGCCATTGAAGAGGGCACCTTGATTGATTACCGATTGAAGATTCACGGCGTGCCGGCCCGTTGGCAGTCAGTGATCAGTCAGTGGCAACCGGAAGATCGTTTTGTGGACGAGCAGACAAAGGGGCCTTACCGTTTTTGGCATCACACGCATTCGTTTGAGGATTTGGCTGGTGGCACGTTACTGGTGGACCGAGTGAGTTTTAAAGTGCCCCTTGGCTACCTGGGTCAACTGGGGGCTTCGTCCTTTGTGCGGTCCGATGTGAAGAATATTTTTTCATATCGGCGGAAAAAAATCCGTGAGCTTTTTGGTCTGAACAAATAG
- a CDS encoding polysaccharide biosynthesis tyrosine autokinase yields MEKEHHKPDRENERKKVTLRDDEHQRKRMGFSEFFNIVRLQRKYIYLMVAITTLGTLIGHLLNLPEFKAQATLVVEPPKGPQVVDIMNLQRMGAPSASERIDSYLHHLQSDTFLYNIAHQLKFDTSFEKINLIAPKDVSLLKRKYWGHFITHVIHKNVKLPWDQSQEKIYVPVEAIVSYLKSVVEYETDFNNLIFIKVTTLDSYTSQKIANTIAEDIVQSSQERSSGEITRLEEYLTQKISDTTARLKKSELDLVQFKKKHNIISSTQQADGLAALLHQNETQLKGARLQIEENNKLIDYFRKERKNYLSKLASSGSQATSLTAGAHIPLLEKKIGDLKRERDLMIQQEYKEDHWRIVEIDKEIDRHSEELGRTMREAQRSGSGANSLAASEQTDVDPEEALLKIKDFKEKNRELEARISTLKTELGHTRRRIETLPRLEQEYMQLDQAVQLEYSIFTELKKKLSDLEIQRASQVGDIRAEQMASLPGATPQKSLIVKLIFSVLLGVFFGTAVITAIELLDPSVKSRDDVEDCGFHYMGEVPYMSKTDIVGHRHVKVGSPNLLVCNNRPESLEAMAFKYIRAQLESIVKHGNAAKVFTISSPNQGEGKSFVCSNLAVCISQLGKKTLLIDCDLRQPAVGPYFDLTAHLGVADLLKFNTPINEILVSNVFPNLDVITAGFDLSKSTELLSSDKFRLLIEHFRGQYDYIVLDGPPANAVVDSAILASISDFGLMVSSYRKTTKKQLVDAHNKILQLAYKRIYGIVNNVKASEYIVPYYVRPYHRGYHDQGPTNNGHRPGADPELADFLSNIKNSKTG; encoded by the coding sequence ATGGAAAAAGAACACCATAAACCTGACAGGGAAAATGAGCGAAAGAAAGTGACGTTGCGTGATGACGAACATCAACGCAAACGCATGGGATTTAGCGAATTTTTCAATATCGTTCGCCTGCAGAGAAAGTATATTTACTTGATGGTGGCCATCACTACATTGGGCACCCTCATTGGCCACTTACTGAATCTTCCTGAATTTAAAGCACAAGCCACATTAGTAGTAGAGCCGCCAAAAGGGCCACAAGTTGTAGACATAATGAACCTGCAACGCATGGGCGCCCCTTCTGCCAGCGAACGCATTGATAGCTATTTACACCACCTACAATCAGATACTTTTTTATATAATATTGCGCACCAATTAAAGTTTGACACCAGCTTTGAAAAAATCAACCTGATTGCACCTAAAGACGTCAGTCTGCTCAAACGAAAATACTGGGGTCATTTTATAACCCATGTTATACACAAAAATGTGAAGCTTCCTTGGGATCAATCTCAAGAAAAGATCTACGTTCCCGTAGAAGCCATCGTCAGCTACTTAAAAAGTGTAGTTGAATATGAAACTGACTTTAACAATTTGATTTTTATCAAAGTCACAACACTTGACTCATACACCTCGCAAAAAATTGCCAATACCATTGCAGAAGACATCGTACAGTCATCACAAGAACGCAGCAGCGGCGAAATCACACGACTTGAAGAATATCTCACCCAAAAGATTTCTGACACCACTGCCCGACTGAAAAAATCAGAGTTGGACCTTGTGCAGTTTAAAAAGAAGCACAATATTATTTCTTCGACCCAACAAGCTGACGGCCTTGCCGCTCTCTTGCACCAAAATGAAACCCAGTTAAAAGGTGCTCGACTCCAAATTGAAGAGAACAATAAACTGATCGACTACTTCAGAAAAGAAAGAAAAAACTATTTAAGCAAACTGGCTTCTAGTGGTTCTCAGGCCACATCACTCACTGCTGGCGCTCACATCCCCCTACTTGAAAAGAAGATTGGTGATCTCAAGCGTGAACGAGATTTGATGATTCAACAAGAATACAAAGAAGACCACTGGCGCATCGTTGAAATAGACAAAGAAATTGATCGACATTCTGAAGAATTGGGACGAACTATGCGCGAAGCTCAACGCTCAGGATCAGGCGCCAATTCATTGGCCGCCTCAGAGCAAACTGATGTGGACCCCGAGGAAGCTTTACTTAAAATTAAAGATTTTAAAGAAAAAAACCGCGAACTTGAAGCGCGAATTTCCACTTTAAAAACAGAGCTGGGTCACACCCGTCGCCGCATTGAAACTTTGCCCCGCCTCGAACAGGAATACATGCAACTTGACCAAGCCGTACAGCTTGAATACAGCATCTTCACTGAGCTTAAGAAAAAACTCAGCGATCTTGAAATACAAAGAGCTTCACAGGTGGGCGACATCCGCGCCGAACAGATGGCGTCCCTCCCCGGGGCCACTCCGCAGAAATCACTGATTGTTAAACTGATTTTCTCAGTTTTACTTGGCGTGTTTTTCGGAACAGCCGTTATCACAGCCATTGAGCTGCTTGATCCGTCGGTAAAATCAAGAGACGACGTGGAAGACTGCGGATTTCACTATATGGGCGAAGTTCCCTACATGAGTAAAACAGATATCGTTGGGCATCGGCATGTAAAAGTGGGTTCGCCAAACCTCCTCGTATGCAACAATCGCCCTGAGTCACTGGAAGCCATGGCTTTTAAATATATCCGGGCGCAACTGGAGTCCATTGTAAAACATGGCAACGCGGCAAAAGTATTCACTATTTCAAGTCCCAACCAGGGTGAAGGAAAGTCTTTTGTTTGCAGCAATTTGGCCGTGTGTATTTCCCAACTGGGCAAAAAAACCCTGTTGATCGACTGTGACTTGAGACAACCGGCCGTGGGTCCTTACTTTGACCTGACGGCTCACTTGGGCGTAGCAGATCTACTCAAGTTCAACACCCCTATTAATGAAATTTTAGTCTCAAATGTATTTCCAAACCTCGATGTAATCACTGCAGGATTTGACTTGAGTAAATCCACCGAACTTTTAAGCAGCGATAAATTTCGCCTGCTCATTGAGCACTTCCGTGGTCAATACGACTACATCGTACTTGACGGACCACCGGCCAACGCCGTTGTGGACTCCGCTATTCTTGCGAGTATTTCAGACTTTGGGCTTATGGTTTCCAGTTACCGAAAAACCACGAAAAAACAACTTGTGGATGCCCATAATAAAATCCTGCAACTCGCCTACAAACGCATTTATGGTATCGTAAATAACGTGAAAGCCTCTGAATACATTGTGCCGTATTATGTTCGCCCCTACCACCGCGGATATCATGACCAGGGCCCCACCAACAACGGACATCGCCCTGGCGCTGATCCCGAATTGGCTGACTTTCTTAGCAACATTAAAAACTCAAAAACAGGTTAA
- a CDS encoding YbaN family protein — MTKRIQRNIFKALGFLFVGLGLVGAVLPVMPTVPFLLVAAFFFSKSSPRWHHWLLTRPRVGPMLRDWEQYKVIRLRAKVLASVVIVAGSAGTLYWVPLPLWARWGYVSVIVSVLVYIWSKPSAPPQEVQDQFQS; from the coding sequence GTGACAAAGAGAATACAGAGAAATATTTTTAAGGCCTTGGGTTTTTTGTTTGTGGGCTTAGGGTTAGTTGGCGCCGTGCTTCCAGTGATGCCCACGGTTCCTTTTTTACTGGTGGCGGCGTTCTTTTTTTCAAAAAGCTCGCCCCGCTGGCATCACTGGCTTTTAACGCGGCCCCGTGTAGGGCCAATGCTCCGAGATTGGGAGCAATATAAAGTCATCCGGTTGCGGGCCAAGGTGTTGGCCTCCGTGGTGATTGTTGCTGGGTCAGCGGGCACACTGTATTGGGTGCCGTTGCCGTTGTGGGCGCGATGGGGCTATGTTTCTGTGATTGTGTCAGTGCTTGTTTACATTTGGTCAAAGCCCTCGGCCCCACCTCAAGAAGTGCAAGACCAATTTCAATCTTGA
- a CDS encoding FkbM family methyltransferase → MNLSWYARLPQFPGKLFLGGALLKLSPPTSAFVTQTMRPGFRLNLRLKDRIQRRMFIKGNHEPETEVAFRPLAKKSQVFFDIGANIGYFSALAASENPQIQILAFEPMPNNRKEFAGNMELNQFSHYEIFPYCLSDQEGEVSFASFGESESGWGQVVSEGEQRGQGETIKCQAKTLDSLWNEGVLGHQLPDLIKIDVEGHELHVLQGAVAITEAPGSRVFCVELNEPNLKQAGTSAQEILVWFSDRGFMAHMLNRRGDLIPTTEFKEDYPYMNYFFIK, encoded by the coding sequence ATGAACCTATCGTGGTATGCCCGGTTACCTCAGTTTCCGGGCAAGCTTTTTTTAGGGGGAGCCTTACTTAAGTTAAGCCCCCCGACATCCGCCTTTGTCACGCAGACCATGCGACCTGGTTTTCGTTTGAATCTTCGCCTCAAGGATCGCATTCAGCGTCGTATGTTCATAAAAGGAAACCATGAACCTGAAACCGAAGTGGCCTTTCGACCACTGGCCAAAAAAAGTCAGGTGTTTTTCGACATAGGTGCGAACATTGGATATTTCAGCGCCTTAGCCGCCAGTGAGAACCCACAAATTCAAATATTGGCCTTCGAGCCCATGCCGAATAACAGAAAAGAATTTGCCGGCAACATGGAACTCAATCAGTTCAGTCATTACGAGATCTTTCCCTACTGTTTGTCTGATCAAGAAGGGGAGGTGAGTTTTGCCTCTTTTGGTGAGTCCGAGTCGGGCTGGGGACAGGTAGTTTCTGAGGGTGAACAAAGAGGGCAGGGCGAGACTATAAAGTGCCAGGCCAAAACCCTGGATTCTCTTTGGAATGAAGGAGTTCTGGGTCATCAACTTCCCGACTTGATTAAAATTGATGTGGAGGGGCACGAACTTCATGTGTTGCAAGGAGCTGTAGCCATTACTGAGGCGCCGGGCTCTCGCGTATTTTGTGTGGAACTCAACGAGCCCAACTTAAAGCAAGCGGGCACCTCTGCCCAAGAAATACTAGTGTGGTTTTCTGATCGTGGCTTTATGGCCCATATGTTAAATCGAAGAGGGGATTTAATCCCCACCACAGAGTTTAAAGAAGACTACCCCTATATGAATTACTTTTTCATAAAGTAG
- a CDS encoding SLBB domain-containing protein — MKRLIAIFLSFLFPISQAYAADLTTGFSLSDDIITANQGSEFISGRRKGAVLMKVNLWGAVRRPGIHHVPVRTDLVNLLSYAGGPTSEALLSDVVIKRKTGGQEKRIEVDLNDIISGSNTNYYSLEANDIIVVPEEKMWINNNTVVVVGVISTVLTMALTAIYISNQGN; from the coding sequence ATGAAGCGGCTGATTGCAATTTTCTTAAGTTTTCTATTTCCAATCAGCCAAGCCTATGCTGCTGACCTCACCACAGGCTTTTCGTTGTCTGATGATATTATTACCGCAAACCAAGGCAGTGAATTTATCTCCGGTCGACGAAAAGGCGCTGTACTGATGAAGGTGAATCTTTGGGGCGCTGTTCGCAGACCCGGCATTCACCACGTGCCTGTGCGCACAGATCTTGTTAATCTATTATCTTATGCTGGTGGCCCCACCTCAGAGGCGCTACTCTCTGATGTAGTGATCAAACGAAAAACTGGCGGGCAAGAAAAAAGAATTGAAGTGGATTTGAATGATATCATTAGTGGTTCAAACACCAACTATTACTCTCTCGAAGCCAATGACATTATCGTTGTTCCCGAAGAAAAAATGTGGATCAACAACAATACTGTGGTCGTTGTGGGTGTCATCAGTACGGTACTCACCATGGCGCTGACTGCTATCTATATCTCAAATCAGGGTAACTAA
- a CDS encoding 3'-5' exonuclease: MLILGLDFETTGLDATENRVIEIGAVVWDTDRRRPVQLFSELIKPEPHIQLPPEITEVTGITQEDIDRFGEDGVAAFSRLQDLVSQCDYVVAHNVSFDRSFYENELMRCGFVADPSKPWIDTLYDLPFSNRVSSRKLTHVAADYGVFNPYSHRALFDVITMLQLLSQFDFDEVLVRQKSPNVEVVSHVTYDEREEAKKMGFRWDAGRRIWVKSMKACDANPGVFPFDISVHELN, encoded by the coding sequence ATGTTAATACTAGGCCTAGATTTTGAGACCACCGGTCTTGATGCCACTGAGAATCGCGTGATCGAAATCGGTGCCGTGGTTTGGGATACCGATCGACGAAGACCTGTGCAGCTTTTTTCAGAATTGATTAAGCCCGAACCCCATATTCAACTCCCGCCTGAAATCACAGAAGTGACAGGGATCACCCAAGAAGATATAGACCGCTTTGGTGAAGACGGGGTGGCGGCTTTTTCTCGTTTGCAGGATTTGGTGAGTCAATGTGACTATGTGGTGGCTCACAATGTGAGTTTTGATCGGTCCTTTTATGAAAACGAGTTGATGCGTTGTGGATTTGTGGCTGATCCATCAAAACCATGGATCGACACTTTGTATGATCTTCCTTTTTCGAATCGGGTGTCATCCAGAAAACTCACCCATGTGGCTGCCGATTATGGTGTGTTTAATCCCTATTCCCACCGGGCACTTTTTGATGTGATCACCATGCTACAGCTATTGTCTCAGTTTGATTTTGATGAGGTGTTGGTGCGGCAAAAGAGTCCCAATGTGGAAGTGGTGTCTCATGTGACCTATGACGAGCGCGAAGAGGCAAAAAAGATGGGATTTCGATGGGATGCCGGTCGTCGCATTTGGGTGAAATCCATGAAAGCCTGCGACGCAAATCCCGGAGTATTTCCCTTTGATATCAGTGTGCATGAGCTCAACTAA
- a CDS encoding DMT family transporter, translating to MSSYLFALGANISFSVASLVYMTFSRQVSAYWMNAFKAFVALIASFFAVLMMGGFNDLALNSLGAFLLSGFIGLAVGDLFLLSAFVRLGVTRSLVLFGFQPVFLGFFGYLWLGQEMDASKLVAIVFLLGCLFLFSLENFKKTARWEIKGLLFALVAVLIDSAGVLLSRYGFDNAPHIGAIEGHFYRCLSAVLGFFIFSQFYPLGLFKNLYRWSKKQQSLIVVASFAGTFLALLLYLEAIKGGHLASVAAIGITGPMFAAIVECVYRKEWPSRYLLGAFTLFAAGFFILLGQS from the coding sequence ATGTCCAGCTATTTGTTCGCCCTAGGGGCCAATATCAGTTTTTCTGTGGCCTCTTTGGTTTACATGACTTTCTCCAGGCAGGTGTCGGCCTACTGGATGAATGCCTTTAAAGCTTTTGTCGCATTGATAGCCAGCTTCTTTGCCGTATTGATGATGGGCGGGTTTAATGATCTCGCCTTAAACTCACTCGGGGCCTTTTTGCTCAGTGGATTTATTGGACTGGCTGTGGGAGATCTTTTCCTGCTCAGTGCCTTTGTGCGCCTCGGGGTCACTCGCAGCTTGGTGTTATTTGGTTTTCAGCCCGTATTTTTAGGATTTTTTGGTTATTTGTGGCTAGGGCAAGAAATGGACGCCAGTAAACTTGTGGCCATTGTGTTTTTGCTCGGCTGTTTGTTTTTGTTTTCGCTAGAGAACTTTAAAAAAACCGCTCGCTGGGAAATCAAAGGGTTATTGTTTGCACTGGTGGCGGTGTTGATTGATTCTGCCGGCGTTCTTTTAAGTCGATACGGGTTTGATAACGCTCCTCACATTGGGGCTATTGAGGGCCACTTTTATCGCTGTTTAAGTGCCGTGTTGGGTTTTTTCATATTTAGTCAATTTTATCCCTTGGGGCTCTTCAAAAATCTCTATCGGTGGTCAAAAAAACAACAATCGTTGATTGTGGTTGCCAGTTTTGCGGGCACTTTTTTGGCTTTGTTGCTTTATCTTGAGGCCATTAAAGGCGGGCATTTGGCCAGTGTGGCAGCTATAGGTATTACGGGTCCTATGTTTGCGGCCATTGTTGAGTGCGTTTATCGAAAAGAATGGCCCAGTCGGTATTTGCTAGGGGCCTTTACCCTGTTTGCCGCTGGATTTTTTATTTTACTCGGCCAATCATAG
- a CDS encoding AarF/ABC1/UbiB kinase family protein: MASKKISRLKTGVFSRQMKLAKMIVQSGAQAAATSFDVWMNQDNRESLTEEYLKKQARLWADELGQLKGSAMKVGQMLSVYGEHFLPPKANEFLRTLQKDSPAVDWAVMKKQLHQELGSQLEALVVDPTPIGTASIGQVHKAQHKSSGQWLALKIQYPGVDKAVHSDLKALKTMLQLAKLLPKSERTDSLFAEVNEMLNQEMDYTCELRLMEQYRSHLAGNEDYLIPKTFPEFCSQRVLATEYIEGVSVTSPELGQWPQERRNKVAEIYLKLYLEELFSWALVQTDPHVGNYLIKPGPHRDQLVLFDFGATRNVEPEFIEPYRQLVLSAARKDRSQLMEASEKIGFVLPEDSDVLRQHYIDLCDLIVEPFMDDIIYDFSDSDLPKRVVQKGRDLISAFHLRVPPHQTMFLDRKLGGSFTFLSLLGAKIAPRKWLEPYL, from the coding sequence ATGGCATCAAAAAAAATCTCTCGATTAAAAACCGGTGTATTCTCGCGGCAGATGAAACTTGCCAAAATGATTGTCCAATCGGGAGCCCAGGCGGCCGCCACCTCCTTTGATGTTTGGATGAATCAAGACAACAGGGAAAGTCTCACTGAAGAATATCTAAAAAAACAAGCCCGACTTTGGGCTGACGAATTGGGGCAACTCAAAGGCAGCGCAATGAAAGTGGGACAGATGCTTTCTGTTTACGGCGAGCACTTTTTGCCTCCAAAGGCCAATGAGTTTTTGCGCACTCTACAAAAAGATTCACCCGCTGTGGACTGGGCAGTGATGAAAAAGCAACTTCACCAAGAATTGGGAAGCCAACTTGAGGCCCTGGTTGTAGACCCAACACCCATAGGTACCGCATCCATCGGTCAAGTCCACAAAGCCCAACACAAATCCAGTGGCCAGTGGTTGGCGTTGAAGATTCAATATCCCGGAGTCGACAAAGCCGTGCACAGTGATTTGAAAGCACTTAAAACCATGTTGCAACTGGCAAAGCTGTTGCCTAAATCTGAGCGCACCGACTCTTTGTTCGCGGAAGTGAACGAAATGTTAAATCAAGAGATGGATTACACTTGCGAACTCCGCCTCATGGAGCAATATCGGTCGCATTTGGCAGGCAACGAAGACTATCTCATTCCAAAAACCTTTCCTGAGTTTTGTTCTCAGCGAGTGCTCGCCACTGAGTACATCGAAGGGGTCAGCGTGACCAGCCCTGAATTGGGCCAATGGCCGCAAGAGCGCCGCAACAAAGTGGCTGAGATATATCTTAAACTGTACCTTGAAGAACTTTTTTCTTGGGCCTTGGTGCAAACCGACCCCCATGTGGGCAATTACCTAATCAAACCAGGCCCCCACCGTGACCAACTGGTTTTATTTGATTTTGGTGCCACTCGAAATGTGGAACCTGAATTTATAGAACCCTATCGACAGCTGGTTTTATCGGCCGCAAGAAAAGACCGGTCTCAGCTCATGGAAGCCTCAGAGAAAATTGGTTTTGTGCTGCCTGAAGATTCTGATGTTTTACGCCAACACTACATAGATCTTTGTGATTTGATCGTCGAGCCCTTTATGGATGACATCATCTACGATTTTTCAGACTCTGACTTACCTAAACGAGTGGTGCAAAAAGGCCGTGATTTGATCTCTGCGTTTCACCTGCGCGTACCTCCCCACCAAACTATGTTTTTAGATCGAAAACTAGGCGGTTCCTTTACGTTTTTATCTCTGCTCGGCGCTAAGATTGCCCCAAGAAAGTGGCTTGAGCCCTACCTTTAG
- a CDS encoding MerR family transcriptional regulator, with the protein MDNKAMGLLTVNTVSRLANISAHSLRAWERRYNAVTPQRSPSGRRSYTVKDVERLRILKNLVDHGFTIGRIANLPDSELLTLVTQIQRTPEATKTNSSTPLTLPAPRQLSLSAQAEQSPWIRELLQDLLDYKLTQVAQHLFRARNQMAARSFVVEFISPLLAEVGHLSSIGELSVSQEHALSAILRDQISQLHVNLVAANFDGASVKMALATREGDLHEFGIILSNVLLRHHGISTHYFGANLPASALADAMNALKITHVVLGNTPLPPELEKVTLGEYIRELVHLVKHPFQIWVGGKNTQLNLYGPASDQVVLVPSLTDLDQMADELVATRLRTAGPT; encoded by the coding sequence ATGGACAACAAAGCCATGGGTCTATTGACCGTAAACACAGTTTCTCGACTAGCCAATATCTCAGCCCACTCGCTGCGCGCCTGGGAGCGTCGTTATAATGCGGTCACCCCCCAGCGTTCACCTTCAGGTCGACGCTCTTATACAGTGAAAGACGTGGAGCGCCTGCGGATTTTAAAAAATCTTGTGGACCATGGGTTCACCATCGGTCGAATCGCCAACCTCCCCGATAGTGAATTGCTCACCTTAGTGACCCAAATCCAACGAACACCCGAAGCCACCAAGACAAATTCGTCAACCCCATTGACCCTTCCCGCGCCCCGGCAATTAAGTCTAAGTGCTCAGGCCGAGCAATCACCATGGATCAGAGAACTACTGCAAGACCTTCTCGACTACAAACTCACACAGGTGGCCCAACATTTATTTCGTGCGAGAAATCAAATGGCGGCCCGCTCCTTTGTTGTGGAATTTATCTCGCCCTTACTAGCTGAAGTAGGGCACTTGTCTTCAATTGGTGAGCTGTCCGTCTCGCAGGAACACGCCCTCTCAGCTATCTTGCGTGACCAAATTTCACAACTGCATGTGAACTTGGTCGCTGCAAACTTCGATGGCGCATCCGTTAAAATGGCCCTCGCCACCAGAGAGGGTGACCTTCATGAGTTTGGTATCATTTTGTCAAATGTGCTGCTTCGTCATCACGGCATTAGCACTCATTACTTTGGCGCCAATCTTCCAGCCTCGGCACTAGCGGACGCCATGAATGCCCTAAAAATCACGCATGTGGTGTTAGGCAACACGCCTCTTCCTCCTGAGTTAGAAAAGGTTACATTAGGTGAGTACATCCGTGAACTCGTGCATTTGGTGAAACATCCCTTTCAAATTTGGGTGGGCGGAAAAAACACTCAACTTAATTTATATGGCCCCGCGAGCGACCAAGTGGTACTTGTCCCTAGCCTTACTGATCTTGACCAGATGGCCGATGAATTAGTAGCAACACGCCTTAGGACTGCAGGACCCACTTGA